The sequence ATCGGGTCGATCGAAGTTCATCCTCCTTGTGAATCCATAAATCTTGTCGCTATTCACTATTTATTATACCACGAACGGAGCGCCCGGTTCCCAACGTTTCCTCGAACCGCAAATCTTCCGCGCGAATCGTCATCAAATCATCCTTGGACGGATACCGCTCGCTCAGGAGGCGCACGGCGTGTTGCCGGATGCCCCGTTCAATCACGTTGCGGATATAGCGGGCATTGCCGAAGGGTTGAGACGTCCGGTTCATCTCCTTCAGCAATTGCCGCTTGAGCTTTTCCCTGGCCGCCCGGGAAAAGCGGTATTGCCGCTTTTTCAGCATTCTGTCGGCGATTTCCATCAGTTCCTCGATGGTGAAATCGGGAAAGGCAAGGTGGATGGGAAACCGCGAGGGAAGGCCGGGATTGGAACGCATGAAATGCTCCATCTCCAGGGAATATCCCGCCAAAATCAAGACGAATTCATCCCGGTGGTCCTCCATCGACTTGACCAGGGTGTCGATCGCCTCCTTGCCGAAATCCCTTTCCCCTCCCCGGGCCAGGGAATACGCTTCGTCAACAAAAAGAATCCCGCCCAGGGCCCGTTTCACGTGCTCCCGCGTCTTCTGCGCCGTGTGCCCGATGTATTCGCCCACCAGATCCGCCCGCTCCACTTCCACCAGATGCCCTTTGGAGAGAATGCCCATCTCTTTCAGCAGCCTGCTCATGATGCGGGCCACCGTCGTTTTGCCCGTCCCCGGATTGCCGGTGAACACCATGTGCAAAACCTGCTGTTCGGAGGGCAGGCCGGCGGCGGCGCGGCGCCGCCCCACTTCCAGCAAGGCATATATCTCCCGCACAAATTCCTTCACCTTTTTCAGGCCCACCAATTGGTCCAATTCTTCAAAACAGCGGCTCAGCGCCGGATGCTCTTCCGGATCGACCGGCGGAATCAGGGAGGAACGCTGATGCGAACGAATGGTTGCGTCTCCTTGGGATTCCCTTTCCAACACCACGTGAATTCGGTTCAACTCCCTTGTGATGACCGTTTTTCCCATGCCTGGTCACCTCTTGTTCCGATTCGGCTCATCCCATATATACGCGAAAGCCCAGCAATTGGTGAGAAGCATGAAAAAAATGGGGAAACACCTCGGCATTTTGCGGGGGGATCTTTGAAGAAATCGAGGCGAAAAAAGGGCCCGCCCCCGCCTTTTCGGCGGGGGCGGGCAAGCTTCCGGCAGAGGGCCGGTGCCGGACGCGTTTTGTCTCAAGGGGGAAAATCATTCCTCTTTTTGTTGATTTTCCTCCTGCGGCATCAGAGACACCGGGCGTGCGGGGGTGAAGGTGGAAATGGCATGTTTGTAGACCATTTGCTGCTTGCCGTCGCTGTCGATGATGATCGTGTAATTATCGAATCCCCGAACGACGCCCCTCAACTGAAAACCGTTGATCAGATAAATGGTGACGGGGACCGACTCTTTGCGGATTTGGTTCAAAAAAGTGTCCTGGATATTGATTGTCTGTTTCAATGGCCGTACCTCCTATGTACATTCACATTTAGTTTAATCTATTCTTTGTAGGCGGGAAACTTTCCTGCTGCAAGTTCCCAAATTTCTTCCGCGCTTTCCGGCTTATTCACATCGAACCAGTGGATTTCCGGAATCCGGCGAAACCAGGAAAG comes from Planifilum fulgidum and encodes:
- a CDS encoding AAA family ATPase translates to MGKTVITRELNRIHVVLERESQGDATIRSHQRSSLIPPVDPEEHPALSRCFEELDQLVGLKKVKEFVREIYALLEVGRRRAAAGLPSEQQVLHMVFTGNPGTGKTTVARIMSRLLKEMGILSKGHLVEVERADLVGEYIGHTAQKTREHVKRALGGILFVDEAYSLARGGERDFGKEAIDTLVKSMEDHRDEFVLILAGYSLEMEHFMRSNPGLPSRFPIHLAFPDFTIEELMEIADRMLKKRQYRFSRAAREKLKRQLLKEMNRTSQPFGNARYIRNVIERGIRQHAVRLLSERYPSKDDLMTIRAEDLRFEETLGTGRSVRGIINSE
- the hfq gene encoding RNA chaperone Hfq; amino-acid sequence: MKQTINIQDTFLNQIRKESVPVTIYLINGFQLRGVVRGFDNYTIIIDSDGKQQMVYKHAISTFTPARPVSLMPQEENQQKEE